The Arachis duranensis cultivar V14167 chromosome 2, aradu.V14167.gnm2.J7QH, whole genome shotgun sequence genome has a window encoding:
- the LOC107475576 gene encoding uncharacterized protein LOC107475576, with protein MKKHGKSRVPQSLAETESEESERDESSYSSSGSSEDEEEEEIKKELADVTFEELQRARSNGTLSFFQKHKEEKKQKRANKNRPMEASSKKPVSIFREVIQAPKKVVRDPRFESLCGKLDSEGFRKRYNFLYENDLPSERQALKKELKKCKNPEKIHEIEERMSWIDKQLRSGNSAKRIDAEILAKHKKKEREAAKQGKRPFYLKKSEIRKQRLVEKYEDLKSSGKLEAFVEKRRRRNAAKDQRYMPYRRSGDNAE; from the exons ATGAAGAAACACGGCAAAAGTAGAGTGCCACAGTCTCTTGCCGAGACTGAATCTGAGGAGAGTGAGAGGGACGAATCTTCATATTCTTCTTCTGGTTCCTCAGAAGAT gaagaagaggaggagataAAGAAGGAGTTGGCTGATGTAACGTTCGAGGAGTTGCAGAGAGCACGCTCAAATGGGACACTTTCATTTTTCCAGAAAcacaaagaagagaaaaagcaaaaaagggcTAACAAGAATAG GCCAATGGAAGCTAGTAGCAAGAAGCCGGTTTCTATTTTTAGAGAGGTCATCCAAGCTCCTAAGAAG GTTGTACGTGATCCACGATTTGAATCTCTCTGTGGAAAGCTTGATTCTGAGGG GTTTAGGaagagatataattttttatacgaGAATGATCTTCCTTCTGAAAGACAG GCTTTAAAGAAGGAAttgaaaaaatgcaaaaatcctGAGAAAATCCATGAAATAGAAGAACGTATGTCCTGGATT GATAAACAGTTGAGGTCTGGCAATTCAGCCAAGCGTATTGATGCAGAGATTTTGGCTAAACACAAGAAAAAGGAGCGAGAAGCAGCAAAGCAGGGAAAACGTCCATTTTATCTCAAGAAAT CTGAAATCCGAAAGCAAAGACTTGTTGAGAAGTACGAGGATCTCAAG TCATCTGGTAAACTTGAAGCATTTGTTGagaaaaggaggagaaggaatGCTGCAAAGGATCAGAGATACATGCCATATCGTAGATCCGGTGACAATGCAGAATAA
- the LOC127744996 gene encoding BEACH domain-containing protein C2-like, whose translation MEEEDESKEIKTSGIELDSGGVVDGSVMQSGKSNQKENLSVGSGVEDEHEVEKQGRGVDFATSLVDESQFEQVYLKDQEKNNEYAYSKQPSGLDDVQQPVDGNAEDLQYPSGTYSTGYSSPVADMQHYPFSPEAEEHFGQSASSTGLNTPGFSPVRSPSKPRQKNAVPNVSAELLHLVDSAIMGKPESMEKLKNIASGVEILGNGEEMENVAFLIVDSLLATMGGVESFDEDGANNPPSVMLNSRAAIVSGELIPWLPYVGDSDAVMSPRTRMVRGLLAILRACTRNRAMCSMAVFVIFIDGSKSSQEPLPRYGLHA comes from the exons ATGGAAGAAGAGGATGAATCGAAAGAGATAAAAACATCCGGTATTGAATTAGATAGTGGTGGGGTAGTAGATGGTAGTGTGATGCAATCTGGTAAGAGTAATCAGAAAGAAAATCTAAGTGTTGGCAGTGGCGTTGAGGATGAACATGAAGTTGAAAAACAAGGACGTGGAGTTGATTTTGCAACATCACTTGTGGATGAGAGTCAGTTTGAGCAAGTGTATTTgaaagatcaagagaagaatAATGAGTATGCATATTCAAAACAACCGTCAGGTCTAGATGATGTACAGCAACCAGTTGATGGAAATGCAGAGGATTTACAATATCCGTCTGGGACGTATTCGACAGGGTATTCTTCTCCAGTTGCTGACATGCAACATTATCCATTTAGTCCAGAGGCAGAGGAACATTTTGGTCAGTCTGCCTCATCAACTGGTTTAAATACACCTGGATTTTCTCCTGTTCGTTCTCCATCAAAGCCAAGACAAAAAAATGCCGTGCCAAATGTGTCTGCAGAGTTATTGCATTTAGTTGATTCAGCTATCATGGGGAAACCAGAAAGTATGGAAAAGCTAAAGAACATTGCAAGCGGTGTAGAAATTTTAGGGAATGGCGAGGAGATGGAGAACGTTGCTTTCTTAATAGTAGATTCACTTCTTGCAACAATGGGTGGAGTTGAAAGTTTTGATGAGGATGGTGCTAACAATCCTCCTAGTGTAATGCTGAACTCTCGGGCTGCCATCGTGTCGGGCGAACTTATTCCCTGGCTTCCTTATGTAGGTGATTCTGACGCTGTCATGTCACCTAGGACACGAATGGTGAGGGGACTACTTGCCATATTACGTGCTTGCACTAGAAATAGAGCAATGTGCTCAATGGCTG TGTTCGTGATCTTCATAGATGGTTCCAAATCATCACAAGAACCCTTACCACGATATGGGCTCCACGCTTAA